The following proteins are co-located in the Streptomyces bottropensis ATCC 25435 genome:
- a CDS encoding protein kinase domain-containing protein gives MYAKSHFGGVVSDQRSVPPSSTADRAPALRQAGALPLRPGDPDRIGPYVPLGLLGSGGMGRVYLARPADAGPDLVAVKVIRPEYAEDVRFRRRFEQEAAVHSRVRTPRMPRLAGTGFRDELLWMATEYLPGLDLSAAVDEDGPLTAVAVRRLVAELGQALADLSAAGIVHRDLKPSNVLLSAQGAHVIDFGIAKAADASAITGTGNRVGTPAYMSPEYLRTGECDTASDVFSLACTLVFATTGRAPFGDGTGVDVMHRVAFEEPNPDVLAEIATADPSLASLLAACLAKEPGRRPTPVQLIEAAASESWGAEAVAYDFPDAGAAGEAEPPGTFDWPEPLAARVLARQRACETLRRVPLEQPGPGPVAKPSAAVAAGASPGPPSEDSSAQPLRPAPSRGRARRRRVLIGAAGLVACLAAAGIVLTLLSPVTTEASPRRGTTTSADARPGDSVSLPPSKGSGRTGAAPDGGSGASEVSGKSGEDERASADDDPRADSSASGSGNGSGTGSDDDPGTDASAPAPNSSAPTETSPSPSEVAAEPGSPAWLTDCTYYYGNGRTELGDSNKRVRQAQCMLSKRGYGLGPGGVSGTFDDGTKAAVESFQRDKGFLSIDGVVRPRVWKALRSTE, from the coding sequence ATGTACGCCAAAAGTCATTTCGGGGGTGTTGTGTCAGACCAGCGGTCGGTTCCGCCGTCATCGACGGCGGACAGGGCTCCGGCGCTGCGGCAGGCGGGTGCCCTGCCGCTGCGCCCCGGCGACCCGGACCGTATCGGTCCCTATGTGCCGCTCGGGCTGCTCGGCAGCGGCGGCATGGGGCGCGTCTATCTGGCGCGCCCCGCCGACGCCGGGCCCGACCTCGTCGCGGTGAAGGTGATCAGGCCCGAGTACGCGGAGGACGTCCGGTTCCGCCGCCGCTTCGAACAGGAGGCGGCGGTGCACAGCCGGGTGCGCACGCCGCGCATGCCGCGCCTGGCCGGCACCGGCTTCCGGGACGAACTGCTGTGGATGGCCACGGAGTACCTGCCGGGACTCGATCTGTCGGCCGCCGTGGACGAGGACGGCCCCCTGACGGCCGTCGCCGTGCGGCGGCTGGTGGCGGAGCTGGGGCAGGCTCTCGCCGACCTCTCCGCCGCGGGGATCGTGCACCGGGACCTCAAGCCGTCCAACGTCCTGCTGTCCGCCCAGGGCGCGCACGTCATCGACTTCGGCATCGCGAAGGCCGCCGACGCGAGCGCGATCACCGGCACGGGCAACCGCGTCGGCACACCGGCCTACATGTCGCCGGAGTATCTGCGGACCGGCGAGTGCGACACGGCCTCGGACGTGTTCTCCCTGGCCTGCACCCTGGTCTTCGCGACGACCGGCCGAGCCCCGTTCGGTGACGGCACCGGCGTCGACGTCATGCACCGGGTGGCGTTCGAGGAACCCAATCCGGACGTGCTGGCCGAGATCGCGACCGCCGACCCCTCGCTCGCCTCCCTGCTCGCCGCCTGCCTGGCCAAGGAGCCCGGCCGGCGGCCGACGCCGGTGCAGCTGATCGAGGCGGCCGCCTCCGAGTCCTGGGGCGCCGAAGCGGTCGCGTACGACTTCCCCGACGCCGGGGCGGCCGGTGAGGCCGAGCCGCCCGGGACGTTCGACTGGCCCGAACCGCTCGCCGCCCGCGTGCTCGCCCGGCAGCGGGCGTGCGAGACGCTGCGCCGGGTCCCCCTCGAACAGCCCGGTCCCGGACCGGTGGCGAAACCGTCGGCGGCGGTCGCGGCCGGCGCCTCGCCGGGTCCGCCCTCCGAGGACTCCTCGGCCCAGCCCTTACGGCCCGCGCCGTCCCGCGGCCGGGCCCGCCGCAGGCGGGTGCTGATCGGCGCCGCCGGTCTGGTCGCGTGCCTGGCGGCCGCCGGGATCGTCCTCACCCTGCTGAGCCCCGTCACGACCGAGGCCTCGCCGCGCAGGGGCACGACGACGTCCGCCGACGCCCGGCCGGGCGATTCCGTGTCGCTGCCGCCGTCCAAGGGCTCCGGCCGTACGGGCGCCGCCCCGGACGGCGGATCGGGGGCCTCGGAGGTGTCCGGCAAGTCCGGCGAGGACGAGCGCGCCTCGGCCGACGACGACCCGCGCGCCGACTCGTCCGCCTCCGGTTCCGGGAACGGCTCCGGGACCGGCTCCGACGACGACCCGGGAACCGATGCCTCCGCGCCCGCCCCGAACAGCAGCGCGCCCACCGAGACGTCGCCGTCCCCGAGCGAGGTGGCCGCCGAACCCGGGTCCCCGGCCTGGCTCACGGACTGCACGTACTACTACGGCAACGGACGCACGGAGCTGGGAGACAGCAACAAGCGCGTCCGACAGGCACAGTGCATGCTGTCCAAGCGGGGCTACGGCCTCGGACCCGGCGGCGTCAGCGGCACGTTCGACGACGGGACGAAGGCCGCCGTGGAGAGCTTCCAGCGGGACAAGGGTTTCCTGTCCATCGACGGCGTCGTACGACCGCGGGTCTGGAAGGCGCTGCGCTCGACGGAGTGA
- a CDS encoding family 78 glycoside hydrolase catalytic domain, with amino-acid sequence MAQDFSRRRLLRFSGVAAASVVLAGPRTFAAGPVDMAVTAEETLAPTGMLTDLLPRALATDAGRDPRFSWQVPDFGEGTVQRAYQLQVASTPGGFEDDELLLWDSGKRDSADSTAVPYGGPALKPRTAYWWRVRSWCKKRSAWSEPVLLATSVEDEWEAKPVWAPAGPVMTDGTLTVRVKITAAAAGLWFRAANTSNNYLWQLRAGTTGVLRKHVCVNATYTVLGEVRLPFAVTAGEWVDLSVTMTGATFTTTVNGTVVDTTTDSRYASGNVGLRNGGTESQTYDRVTFTAADGTVLLDDDFASDRGTFATGTVSGGLLTFPTGASSLSSYGADDTWALLRHEYDTKAGKEIAAAILYVAATSPGPARQYVAKVWSNGTTVGYASVRSGTGTAYQAFDVTSTLRADGKANALAALCWTTSQQKFLAQLEITYTDGSRSTVASGDHWKARRQAGLLPSRGSAGSSYYTVPQEYWDLRREPVGWTKPGFDDGDWLRPAVRTPIGDLVPALIEAIRPHEVTPASVTRVADGRWLVDLGREIVGGLALRITGSAGDTVEVRLGEELNTDGTVRHQLRATNTYREVWTLRDGEQRFEHWGYRGFRWAELRTTLDLSKAVVTGRAWKLDWDDSHASFRSSDAALDRVWELCRYSIEATRGDLYTDTPTRERGPYEGDALINQLSEYGVQRSYALARWSNDYLVRKGTWPTEYRLMCAISAWEDYLATGDDRQLAKDYDLLTAKNLTSYLDSQGLVRKAPGSSSQDLGDLVDWPVASRDGYVFTHVNTVVNAFQYAAFTALAQCAAALGEDADATTLRGRADTLATAMRATLLDRAGGRFLDGVGTTHGAQHATAFPVALGVADALDEAVLARLGDTLAAGGMKMSVYGAQFLLDALFRLGRSDAALALLTSTATNSWLHMLDVLGATVVTEAWDPALKSNMTLSHAWATAPANAVARHILGVQVSEPGAAGFRIRPRTGSLTEVDGTVPSLRGPVSVRVRRSADTHTTLVTLPPNSRAVLEVEIGDASPEAYRVKAAAPRGEGSAKVESFTDLTGTVLRIGLIGSGTTEVRRKTS; translated from the coding sequence ATGGCGCAGGACTTCTCCCGGCGAAGACTCCTCCGGTTCAGCGGCGTCGCGGCGGCCTCCGTCGTCCTGGCCGGGCCCCGGACCTTCGCCGCCGGCCCGGTGGACATGGCCGTGACGGCGGAGGAGACACTCGCGCCGACCGGGATGCTCACGGATCTGCTGCCGCGGGCGCTCGCCACGGATGCCGGGCGCGACCCCCGCTTCAGCTGGCAGGTGCCGGACTTCGGCGAGGGCACCGTGCAGCGCGCCTACCAGCTCCAGGTGGCGAGCACCCCGGGCGGATTCGAGGACGACGAGCTGCTGCTGTGGGACTCCGGCAAGCGGGACTCCGCCGACTCCACGGCCGTACCGTACGGCGGACCGGCGCTGAAGCCCCGTACGGCCTACTGGTGGCGGGTCAGAAGCTGGTGCAAGAAGCGCTCGGCATGGTCGGAGCCCGTCCTGCTGGCCACGTCGGTCGAGGACGAGTGGGAGGCGAAGCCCGTCTGGGCGCCCGCCGGGCCGGTGATGACCGACGGCACCCTGACGGTCCGCGTGAAGATCACCGCCGCGGCGGCCGGGCTGTGGTTCCGGGCCGCGAACACGTCCAACAACTACCTCTGGCAGCTGCGCGCGGGTACCACCGGGGTGCTGCGCAAGCACGTCTGCGTGAACGCCACCTACACCGTGCTGGGCGAGGTGCGGCTGCCGTTCGCGGTCACCGCCGGGGAGTGGGTGGACCTGAGCGTCACCATGACGGGCGCCACCTTCACCACCACCGTGAACGGCACCGTCGTGGACACCACCACCGACAGCCGGTACGCCTCCGGCAACGTCGGCCTGCGCAACGGCGGCACCGAGTCCCAGACCTACGACCGGGTCACCTTCACGGCAGCCGACGGCACGGTCCTCCTCGACGACGACTTCGCCTCCGACAGGGGCACCTTCGCCACCGGCACGGTCTCCGGCGGTCTCCTCACCTTCCCCACGGGCGCGTCCTCGCTGTCCTCCTACGGCGCCGACGACACCTGGGCACTGCTGCGCCACGAGTACGACACGAAGGCCGGCAAGGAGATAGCCGCCGCGATCCTCTACGTCGCGGCCACCTCCCCCGGCCCGGCCCGGCAGTACGTCGCGAAGGTGTGGAGCAACGGCACGACGGTGGGCTACGCCTCCGTCCGCTCCGGCACCGGCACCGCCTACCAGGCCTTCGACGTGACCTCCACGCTGCGGGCGGACGGGAAGGCCAACGCGCTGGCCGCGCTGTGCTGGACCACGTCGCAGCAGAAGTTCCTGGCCCAGCTGGAGATCACGTACACGGACGGCAGCCGTTCCACCGTCGCCTCCGGCGACCACTGGAAGGCCCGCCGCCAGGCCGGGCTGCTGCCGTCCAGGGGCAGCGCGGGCAGCAGCTACTACACCGTCCCCCAGGAGTACTGGGACCTGCGCCGCGAGCCGGTGGGCTGGACGAAGCCCGGCTTCGACGACGGCGACTGGCTGAGGCCGGCGGTCCGCACCCCGATCGGTGATCTCGTGCCCGCGCTCATCGAGGCGATCCGCCCGCACGAGGTCACCCCCGCCTCGGTCACCCGCGTCGCCGACGGCCGCTGGCTGGTCGACCTCGGCCGGGAGATCGTCGGCGGACTCGCCCTGCGGATCACGGGCAGCGCGGGCGACACCGTCGAGGTGCGGCTCGGCGAGGAGTTGAACACCGACGGCACGGTCAGGCACCAGCTGCGCGCCACCAACACCTACCGCGAGGTGTGGACCCTGCGCGACGGCGAGCAGCGCTTCGAGCACTGGGGCTACCGCGGCTTCCGCTGGGCCGAACTGCGCACCACGCTCGACCTGTCGAAGGCGGTCGTCACCGGTCGCGCCTGGAAACTCGACTGGGACGACTCGCACGCCTCGTTCCGCAGCTCGGACGCCGCTCTGGACCGGGTCTGGGAGCTGTGCCGCTACTCCATCGAGGCCACCCGCGGCGACCTCTACACCGACACACCCACCCGCGAACGCGGCCCCTACGAGGGCGACGCGCTGATCAACCAGCTCTCCGAGTACGGCGTCCAGCGCTCCTACGCCCTCGCCCGCTGGTCGAACGACTACCTGGTCCGCAAGGGCACCTGGCCCACCGAGTACCGGCTGATGTGCGCGATCTCCGCCTGGGAGGACTATCTCGCCACCGGCGACGACCGGCAGCTCGCGAAGGACTACGACCTGCTGACCGCGAAGAACCTCACCTCCTACCTGGACTCCCAGGGGCTGGTCCGCAAGGCCCCCGGCAGCTCCAGCCAGGACCTCGGGGACCTGGTCGACTGGCCCGTCGCCAGCCGGGACGGCTATGTGTTCACCCACGTCAACACGGTCGTCAACGCCTTCCAGTACGCGGCCTTCACGGCTCTCGCGCAGTGCGCGGCGGCCCTCGGCGAGGACGCCGACGCGACCACCCTGCGCGGCCGGGCCGACACCCTCGCCACCGCGATGCGCGCCACCCTCCTCGACCGTGCGGGCGGGCGCTTCCTCGACGGCGTCGGCACCACCCACGGCGCCCAGCACGCGACCGCCTTCCCGGTGGCCCTCGGTGTCGCGGACGCACTGGACGAGGCGGTGCTGGCCAGGCTGGGCGACACCCTCGCGGCCGGCGGCATGAAAATGAGCGTGTACGGGGCGCAGTTCCTGCTCGACGCGCTGTTCCGGCTGGGCCGCTCCGACGCCGCCCTCGCCCTGCTCACCTCCACGGCGACCAACTCGTGGCTGCACATGCTGGACGTGCTCGGGGCCACCGTCGTCACGGAGGCGTGGGACCCCGCGCTGAAGTCCAACATGACGCTCTCCCACGCCTGGGCGACCGCGCCCGCCAATGCCGTGGCCCGCCACATCCTCGGCGTGCAGGTCAGCGAGCCCGGCGCGGCGGGGTTCCGGATCCGCCCGAGGACGGGGTCGCTGACCGAGGTCGACGGCACGGTGCCCTCTCTGCGCGGGCCGGTGTCGGTCCGGGTGCGGCGTTCGGCGGACACGCACACCACGCTGGTGACGCTGCCGCCCAACTCCCGGGCCGTGCTGGAGGTGGAGATCGGGGACGCCTCCCCCGAGGCGTACCGGGTGAAGGCGGCCGCCCCGCGCGGCGAGGGCAGCGCGAAGGTCGAGTCGTTCACCGACCTCACGGGCACGGTGCTGCGGATCGGCCTGATCGGTTCGGGGACGACCGAGGTGCGGCGGAAGACCTCCTGA
- a CDS encoding serine/threonine-protein kinase, with product MGPERTDLPGYEIQDILGRGGFATVYRARQLAVGREVALKVDSRVLSTPRDRQRFLREVTAAGQLSGHPHVVPVYDAGVLPDNRPYMVLELCPGGSLGDRLHRRGAFPLKEARDIGVGLADAVAAAHAAGVLHRDIKPGNVMVNRYGGVALTDFGLAAMPRPGRELSVTREALTPAYAPPEAFHMAEPSPAGDVYSLAATVHALLCGRPPHHPEDGTQLSLAELIVRHTWPYTDLPGLPPALNAALRHALAPDPAGRLSDAGAFRDALAAVDLDTVDLRGGGRPGGGGGFGPAPGMTTAPSHPGAPPTTAPPYRGAPPTTMPPYGAVPRGGVGTTVIPGPDAGDGNGGRKAARRRPAVIAVLAAVAVSVSVSVTVVTYQNDDEPDAGTGGSSATAQPSADATAEGEGASGFGVATTAENCPATDVGGVGGRCVAGPECFSGIVDISGIVTVSRADCRTKHVWETFAIAPLPKDGMTNNARDLIKHPDVKALCSQKVMAATMTAGGRDVAKDWNVDIIPPSAAQWDEGLRVLRCVAAAVTDDGEKTGSQFTVAG from the coding sequence ATGGGGCCCGAACGAACGGACCTGCCCGGTTACGAGATCCAGGACATCCTGGGCCGGGGCGGATTCGCCACCGTGTACCGGGCCAGGCAACTGGCGGTGGGCCGGGAGGTCGCGCTGAAGGTGGACAGCAGGGTGCTGTCCACACCACGCGACCGACAGCGCTTCCTGCGCGAGGTCACGGCCGCCGGGCAGCTGTCCGGGCACCCCCACGTGGTCCCGGTGTACGACGCCGGGGTCCTCCCCGACAACCGCCCCTACATGGTGCTGGAACTGTGCCCCGGCGGCTCCCTGGGCGACCGGCTGCACCGGCGGGGCGCGTTCCCGCTCAAGGAGGCCCGCGACATCGGCGTGGGCCTCGCCGACGCGGTGGCCGCCGCCCACGCCGCCGGAGTGCTGCACCGCGACATCAAGCCCGGCAACGTCATGGTCAACCGGTACGGAGGCGTCGCCCTCACCGACTTCGGCCTCGCCGCCATGCCGCGCCCGGGACGTGAACTGTCCGTCACCCGCGAGGCGTTGACCCCCGCGTACGCGCCGCCCGAGGCCTTCCACATGGCGGAACCCAGCCCGGCCGGCGACGTGTACTCCCTGGCCGCGACCGTCCACGCCCTGCTGTGCGGCCGCCCGCCGCACCACCCGGAGGACGGTACCCAGCTCAGCCTCGCCGAACTGATCGTGCGCCACACCTGGCCCTACACCGACCTCCCCGGACTGCCGCCCGCCCTCAACGCCGCGCTCCGGCACGCCCTCGCGCCCGACCCGGCCGGCCGTCTGTCCGACGCGGGCGCCTTCCGCGACGCGCTCGCCGCGGTCGACCTCGACACCGTGGACCTGCGCGGTGGCGGGAGACCGGGCGGTGGTGGTGGGTTCGGCCCGGCGCCCGGCATGACGACGGCGCCGTCGCACCCCGGCGCACCGCCCACGACCGCGCCCCCGTACCGGGGCGCCCCGCCCACGACGATGCCGCCGTACGGGGCCGTGCCGCGCGGCGGAGTCGGTACGACCGTGATACCCGGCCCCGACGCCGGTGACGGCAACGGCGGGCGGAAGGCTGCGCGGCGCCGGCCGGCGGTGATCGCCGTGCTCGCGGCCGTGGCCGTCTCCGTGAGCGTCTCGGTCACCGTGGTGACGTACCAGAACGACGACGAGCCCGACGCCGGGACGGGTGGCTCCTCCGCCACCGCCCAGCCGTCCGCCGACGCCACCGCCGAGGGCGAGGGGGCCTCGGGGTTCGGCGTGGCGACCACGGCGGAGAACTGCCCCGCGACGGACGTCGGCGGGGTGGGCGGCCGGTGCGTCGCCGGCCCGGAGTGCTTCAGCGGCATCGTCGACATCTCCGGCATCGTCACCGTCAGCCGCGCCGACTGCCGGACCAAGCACGTGTGGGAGACCTTCGCGATCGCCCCGCTGCCGAAGGACGGCATGACGAACAACGCGCGTGACCTGATCAAGCACCCGGACGTCAAGGCGCTGTGCTCGCAGAAGGTCATGGCCGCGACGATGACCGCCGGCGGCCGTGATGTCGCGAAGGACTGGAACGTCGACATCATCCCGCCGTCGGCCGCGCAGTGGGACGAGGGACTGCGCGTCCTGCGCTGTGTGGCCGCGGCGGTCACCGACGACGGCGAGAAGACGGGCAGCCAGTTCACGGTGGCCGGCTGA
- a CDS encoding pyruvate carboxylase, whose product MLRKVLVANRGEIAIRAFRAGYEVGARTVAVFPHEDRNSLHRLKADEAYEIGEPGHPVRAYLSVEEIMRAARLAGADAVYPGYGFLSENPELARACEDAGITFVGPSAHILELTGNKARAVAAARAAGVPVLGSCEPSTDVDELVRAADGIGFPIFVKAVAGGGGRGMRRVEDPATLRESIEAASREAASAFGDPTVFLEKAVVEPRHIEVQILADGHGDVIHLFERDCSVQRRHQKVIELAPAPNLAPELRERICNDAVRFAREIGYRNAGTVEFLLDREGNHVFIEMNPRIQVEHTVTEEVTDVDLVQSQLRIAAGATLADLGLSQETVTLRGAALQCRITTEDPANGFRPDTGRISAYRSPGGSGIRLDGGTTHAGTEISAHFDSMLVKLTCRGRDFTAAVNRARRAVAEFRIRGVSTNIPFLQAVLDDPDFQSGNVTTSFIEQRPHLLTSRHSADRGTKLLTYLADVTVNKPNGPRPDLVDPATKLPRPTPAAAEPPAGSKQKLVELGPEGFARWLRESPTIGVTDTTFRDAHQSLLATRVRTKDMLAVAPVVARTLPQLLSLECWGGATYDVALRFLAEDPWERLAAFRAAAPNICLQMLLRGRNTVGYTPYPTEVTDAFVQEATETGIDIFRIFDALNDVGQMRPAIDAVRATGTAVAEVALCYTSDLSNPAEQLYTLDYYLRLAEQIAEAGAHVLAVKDMAGLLRAPAATKLVTALRREFDLPVHIHTHDTAGGQLATYLAAIQAGADAVDGAVASMAGTTSQPSLSAIVAATDYSDRPTGLDLRAVGDLEPYWESVRRIYAPFEAGLASPTGRVYDHEIPGGQLSNLRTQAVALGLGDRFEDIEAMYTAADRILGHLVKVTPSSKVVGDLALHLVGAGVTPADFEATPDRFDIPDSVIGFLRGELGTPPGGWPEPFRSKALQGRADAKPVQDLNAEDRDGLRKDRRATLNRLLFPGPTREFETHRQTYGDTSVLDSKDFFYGLGPGKEYAVDLEPGVRLLIGLEAVGEADERGMRTVMSTLNGQLRPIQIRDRAASSDIPVTEKADRSNPGHVAAPFAGVVTLAVAEGDEVAAGATVATIEAMKMEATITVPKAGRVSRLAINKIQQVEGGDLLVEIV is encoded by the coding sequence ATGCTCCGCAAGGTACTGGTCGCCAACCGCGGCGAGATCGCGATCCGCGCGTTCCGCGCAGGCTATGAAGTGGGCGCGCGGACGGTCGCCGTCTTCCCCCACGAGGATCGCAACTCGCTGCACCGGCTCAAGGCCGACGAGGCCTACGAGATCGGCGAACCGGGCCACCCCGTGCGGGCCTATCTCTCCGTCGAGGAGATCATGCGCGCCGCCCGCCTGGCCGGCGCCGACGCCGTCTACCCGGGCTACGGGTTCCTGTCCGAGAACCCCGAACTGGCCCGGGCGTGCGAGGATGCCGGAATCACGTTCGTCGGCCCCAGCGCGCACATCCTGGAGCTGACGGGCAACAAGGCGCGCGCGGTGGCCGCCGCCCGCGCCGCCGGCGTACCGGTCCTCGGCTCCTGCGAGCCCTCCACCGACGTCGACGAACTGGTCCGCGCCGCCGACGGCATCGGCTTCCCCATCTTCGTCAAGGCCGTCGCCGGCGGCGGCGGACGCGGCATGCGCCGGGTCGAGGACCCCGCCACGCTGCGCGAGTCCATCGAGGCGGCGTCCCGTGAGGCCGCCTCCGCGTTCGGCGACCCCACCGTCTTCCTGGAGAAGGCCGTCGTCGAGCCCCGCCACATCGAGGTGCAGATCCTCGCCGACGGCCACGGCGACGTCATCCACCTCTTCGAACGCGACTGTTCGGTGCAGCGCCGCCACCAGAAGGTCATCGAGCTGGCCCCGGCCCCGAATCTCGCCCCGGAGCTGCGCGAGAGGATCTGCAACGACGCCGTACGCTTCGCCCGCGAGATCGGCTACCGCAACGCGGGCACCGTCGAGTTCCTCCTCGACCGCGAGGGCAACCACGTCTTCATCGAGATGAACCCCCGCATCCAGGTCGAGCACACGGTCACCGAGGAGGTCACCGACGTCGACCTCGTCCAGTCCCAGCTGCGGATCGCCGCCGGGGCCACCCTGGCCGACCTCGGGCTGTCCCAGGAGACCGTCACCCTGCGCGGCGCCGCCCTCCAGTGCCGTATCACCACCGAGGACCCCGCCAACGGCTTCCGGCCCGACACCGGCCGCATCAGCGCCTACCGCTCGCCCGGCGGCTCCGGCATCCGCCTCGACGGCGGCACCACCCACGCCGGTACGGAGATCAGCGCCCACTTCGACTCCATGCTGGTCAAACTGACCTGCCGGGGCCGGGACTTCACCGCCGCCGTCAACCGGGCCCGCCGCGCGGTCGCGGAGTTCCGCATCCGGGGCGTCTCCACCAACATCCCGTTCCTCCAGGCCGTCCTCGACGACCCCGACTTCCAGTCCGGCAACGTCACCACGTCGTTCATCGAGCAGCGCCCGCACCTGCTCACCTCCCGCCATTCGGCGGACCGGGGCACGAAGCTGCTCACCTATCTGGCCGATGTGACCGTGAACAAGCCGAACGGCCCGCGCCCCGACCTCGTCGACCCGGCGACCAAGCTGCCGAGGCCCACGCCCGCCGCGGCCGAGCCCCCGGCCGGCTCGAAGCAGAAGCTCGTCGAACTCGGCCCGGAGGGGTTCGCCCGCTGGCTGCGCGAGTCGCCGACCATCGGCGTCACCGACACCACCTTCCGGGACGCCCACCAGTCGCTGCTCGCCACCCGGGTCCGTACCAAGGACATGCTCGCCGTCGCCCCCGTCGTGGCCCGGACCCTCCCGCAGTTGCTCTCCCTGGAGTGCTGGGGCGGCGCCACCTACGACGTCGCCCTGCGCTTCCTCGCCGAGGACCCCTGGGAGCGCCTGGCCGCCTTCCGCGCCGCCGCCCCCAACATCTGCCTCCAGATGCTGCTGCGCGGCCGCAACACCGTCGGCTACACGCCGTACCCGACCGAGGTGACCGACGCCTTCGTCCAGGAGGCCACCGAGACCGGCATCGACATCTTCCGGATCTTCGACGCGCTCAACGACGTGGGCCAGATGCGGCCCGCCATCGACGCCGTACGGGCCACCGGAACAGCCGTCGCCGAGGTCGCCCTCTGCTACACCTCCGACCTATCGAACCCCGCCGAGCAGCTCTACACCCTCGACTACTACCTCCGGCTGGCCGAGCAGATCGCCGAGGCGGGCGCCCACGTCCTGGCCGTCAAGGACATGGCGGGCCTGCTGCGCGCCCCGGCCGCCACCAAGCTCGTGACCGCCCTGCGCCGCGAGTTCGACCTGCCGGTGCACATCCACACCCACGACACCGCGGGCGGCCAGCTCGCCACCTACCTCGCCGCGATCCAGGCCGGCGCCGACGCCGTCGACGGGGCCGTGGCGTCCATGGCGGGCACCACCTCGCAGCCGTCGCTGTCGGCGATCGTCGCGGCGACCGACTACTCCGACCGCCCCACCGGCCTCGACCTCCGGGCCGTCGGCGACCTGGAGCCCTACTGGGAGAGCGTCCGCCGTATCTACGCCCCCTTCGAGGCCGGCCTCGCCTCGCCGACCGGCCGGGTCTACGACCACGAGATCCCCGGCGGCCAGCTCTCCAACCTGCGCACCCAGGCCGTCGCGCTCGGCCTCGGTGACCGCTTCGAGGACATCGAGGCGATGTACACCGCCGCCGACCGCATCCTCGGCCACCTGGTGAAGGTCACCCCCTCCTCCAAGGTGGTCGGCGACCTCGCCCTGCACCTCGTCGGCGCCGGAGTGACCCCGGCCGACTTCGAGGCCACGCCGGACCGCTTCGACATCCCCGACTCCGTCATCGGCTTCCTCCGCGGCGAGCTGGGCACCCCGCCCGGAGGCTGGCCCGAGCCCTTCCGCAGCAAGGCCCTCCAGGGCCGTGCCGACGCCAAGCCCGTCCAGGACCTGAACGCCGAGGACCGTGACGGGCTGCGGAAGGACCGCCGCGCCACCCTCAACCGACTGCTGTTCCCCGGCCCGACCCGCGAGTTCGAGACCCACCGCCAGACCTACGGCGACACCAGCGTCCTCGACAGCAAGGACTTCTTCTACGGTCTCGGCCCCGGCAAGGAGTACGCGGTCGACCTGGAGCCCGGTGTGCGGCTCCTGATCGGCCTGGAGGCCGTCGGCGAGGCCGACGAACGCGGGATGCGCACGGTGATGTCCACCCTGAACGGCCAGCTCCGGCCGATCCAGATCCGTGACAGGGCCGCCTCCTCCGACATCCCCGTCACCGAGAAGGCCGATCGTTCGAACCCCGGCCATGTCGCCGCCCCGTTCGCCGGCGTGGTCACCCTCGCGGTCGCCGAGGGCGACGAGGTCGCGGCGGGCGCGACGGTCGCCACCATCGAGGCGATGAAGATGGAGGCCACCATCACCGTCCCGAAGGCGGGACGGGTGTCCCGTCTGGCCATCAACAAGATCCAGCAGGTGGAGGGCGGCGACCTGCTGGTCGAGATCGTCTGA